The Levilactobacillus namurensis genomic interval TAATCCAAATCGGGGATATGGTAAAACTACCTAACTCCTATATCTATCAAGATTTAAGCTTTAGTGCCTTAGAATATCTTAAAGAACACAATCCAGAGATGTATAATTACAGCGGTTTTCAAAATATTAACTAATTGCACTTTCAAAAACGAATGGAATGGCAAGAAAATTTTTACAGTCTAAATACCCACATTTTTACAATGTCACATTGGCTAGAAAAATTTTTAAAAAGCCAAGGAAAATATGATGTCCACTATGTTGGTGCTGGTGCCAACATACCAGCCATAACTCAAAATAATATTCTACGAAATAACCACACCGCCTTATTTATCGGTCATGATTTTTATAGAAAAGGTGGGGATATCGTTATAGAAGCCTTTAAAAAATTACATACGGAAGATCCCAAATTTCGATTAATTATAGCTGGGCCTGAAGAAATTCCTAACAAATATCAGAATATTTCTGGAATGCAATTTTTAGGCCCAATTAATTATTCACAAGTATCCCGTTTGATGAAGCAAGCAACTTTTTTTGTTATGCCTTCTCGTTTTGAAGCATTTGGCTTGGTTTTTGTAGAAGCTATGGAAAATGGATTGCCAATAATCGCACGAAATTGCTTTGAAATGCCTTACTTTGTAAAAGAAGGTAGTGGTATTTTAATTAACCCCGGGAACGATGAAATTCAACAAACTTATCAGGCAATGAAAGAGATTTTTAATAACTTAATCTTTCAAAAAATGGCTGAACAAAAGGCTAATGAAATTACCGAAAGTTATTCATGGGATTCGGTTGCCAAAAGAATGCTACAAATCATACAGAAATAGACATTTCATAAGCAACAAATAACCAACCGTATTGCCTTGTGCTGAATTTATGGTATTAATGAACTTAAAGCTCTTGCATTCAATAAAAACCACCAGCATAGCTGGTGGTTTTTTTACAGCCCTAGAAGGACTCATCACACGCGGCAGCCCATAAATGGACCCAACAAAAGACTACCAACTGTCAAGGGCAGTTATAAAATGTAGGTTTATGGCGGTTTAAAAATGTGGGTTTTGGGCAGTTAATTAACGCCCGAGAATTACAAGAACAAGTTAGCCACTAGTCAAAACTTAATCAAACCAATAGGTATCACTGAATGAATCTACTTACCACCGAGTGCGGTTTGAAAGCGTTCGGCTGGTGTCTGATAACCGAACAGTCGCCGGGGAAGCTTGCGTCCAGGCGACTTGTGCGGGACTGACCGCGTCTAACGACAGCCCCTTAGGTAAGTCTTGTCGGATCATCCAGTTATGGACTTCGTTGGTCCCGCGCTCACTAGACGTGTAAGGATGAGCGAAATAGACCGGTGCGATATCGTCCATGACTTCAGTAAGCGTGGTGAACTCAGGGCCGTTGTCGGCCGTGATGGACTGGATGACAGGTCCGTACTATTGCTTGATTTCTTGCATGGCATACGCCACTGAGTCCGCTTCACGACTATTGATGAGTCGCAAGATGGCCATTCGAGTTTGGCGTTCAATCAGCGTTAGGACAACGCTCTCATGACCGTTACACTTACCGACTACGGTATCAATCTCGAAGTGGCCGAATTCATGGCGCGTATTCGCCACAACTGGTCGTTCGTCAACGCTGTGCCCAAGCAACGGACACTTGTTTAGTTAGAGTCACCGCCATTGTGCATCGTAACGATTTCTCCGCGTTCAAACGCAGTTAGATGGTGACCCTTAGGGCGAGATATGGTAAGCTGTTCTTGCATCAAGACAAAAGGCCTCTTTCATTGTTTGTTGTAGGAACTCCAACGATACCGGACTTTTCTGTCTTGGTGTATTTATTTTGTCCAAGTGGCTAACTTGATTTTAAAACTCGCCGTTGTAAACAATCACTGATTTATTGTCATCTATTTTAAGTTGTAGCGCTTTAGTTGGACGTGTATTCGAAACTGGATTGGTAATGACCAACTCGAACTTGAACAATATCTGGTTTTTCACTCATCAAAAACACCTCACCATTTAATTATGATGAGGTAATCATAGAACGTATTGAGCTGGCTTTAAATCCGGTCGGTTGTTTACTGCTTACAAAGCGAGAGCCACCTCGATTGAGATGCTCTCGCTTTGTTGTACGTACCTTTTAGTAGCCGTAGTTCGTCGTAGTAGAACTCTCAGAGCTGCTAGAACTGCTGGAACTATCAGACGTTGACGTGAAGATTGCGGCTGATCCAGTATCCGCGTGCTTCAAGTCTAAGCCTTTACGAATAAAGTTCGTCACCCGTTGTAATTCCTTCTTGTGCATGACTTCCATATCTTGGCCGCCAATTTCCTTACCGTGACCCTGCAAGTGGGTTTCCTTAACTGTCTTATCGACGGAACGGTAATTCTTGGCTAACGAAGTCAAGTTATCAAACGTCAAATCGGTCTGAATTTGGCTGGATAAGGAGTTGATGAAGGATTGGTTCATCAGGGTGGAAATAGACCCACTCTTCTTGACCAAAGCCATCAATACCGTCCGTTGACGTGTCTGCCGACCATAGTCGTTGTTAGGATCATCGTACCGCATCCGGGAGTAAGCTAAGGCTTTCGCACCATCCATGTGGGTCTTAGCGCCCTTCTTGAAAGTGTACCCTTCATACTTAAACGTTAACGTTGGCGTAACATCGACACCGTCAACTTCATCGATAACCTTCTTCATGCCACCCATGTTAATCAAAGCATAGAAATCAATGGGAACATTAAGCATCTGTTGAACGGTCTTAATGCTAGTCTTCGAACTTCCCCAGGCATAGGCCGCATTAATCTTAGAAGGTGCACGACCTTCAAATCCAGGAATGGAAACGGCTGTGTCCCGCGGAATACTGGTAATCGTAGTCTTATCGTTTTGCGGATTAAGCGTGATAACCATCATGCTATCAGTCCGGCCTTTATATGTACGATCTAAGGCACCCGTATCGGTTCCCATTAAGAGAACTGAAATTGGCTTCTTATCCTTAATCTGTTCACTAACATTTCGCTGCTTAGTAACCCCTGAAGCTTTAAAAGAACTGTTAATTGAATCCTTAACACTTCGGTAACGGTGGGCTGCATACGCTCCCCCACCAACGATAAGAACCAAAATAATTACTAAAATGGTATTTCTCAATTTATGTGATTTTCTTCGATGTTGCATAGCTAACCCCTCCAAACATTCTATATTGCTCAAAAGATCAGCCGAGTTACACATGAACCCCTTAAGCAACTATTTTAATGTTACCACTGAATCATAAACTACATTTCAACATTATGCTTAAACATTGCTAAAGCTTCTTGCCAGCTTGGAATATTGAAACCAAGCGTCTGCACCTTTTTCAAGCCCATAACAGAATGCTTCGGCCGATACGCCTTCTGCGGAAATTGGGTAGAATCCACCGGATGAATCACAGTGTCCTTATCCTTCAAAATCTCACAAGCAAATTCATACCAAGAACATTGTCCTTCGTTCGACAGTTGATATGATCCGTAATCCGGACTTTTCTCAATCAGAAATGTCATAAACTCAGCCAACGTTTTAGTCCAAGTAGGCCGACCGACTTGATCATCAACGACGGATAATTCATCATGTGTCTCAGCCAATCTGAGCATCGTGTATACAAAGTTCTTACCATACTGACCAAAAACCCAGGAAGTCCGTACAATATAGTACTTAGACATAATTTTACGAACTAGATTTTCACCATCACGTTTTGCCCGTCCATATTCATTCTTCGGATTAGTCTGCGCCGACTCATCATACATTCCCGTATTTGTTCCATCAAAAACGTAGTCTGTGCTGATATAGACTAACGTTGCCCCAACCCGTTCAGCCGCCACCGCTAAGTTACGAGTTCCATCAACGTTTACCCGTTGATTGATCGTCTTTCCCGGTTCTTCCTCGGCTGCATCTACAGCCGTATAGGCGGCACAATCATAAACCAAGTCAGGCTTATAGTCATCAAAGAATTGATTAACTGCCTGCGTATTCGTAATATCCAACTGTTTAGAATCAGTAGCCATATATTCAATGTTTCGAGAATCTAATAAATGGCAAAGTTCCGTTCCTAATTGCCCAGAAGCTCCTGTAACTAGAATTGTCACTTTAATCCCTCACTGTCTACTGTCCATTCTTAGCATACTTGGCTTCTACCTCGGCCTTTTCAGCTTTCCACCAGTCTTCGTGCTCACGATACCAATCAATAGTGTGCCGAAGTCCCTTTTCAAAATCTGTAAATTCCGGCTCCCACCCTAGCTCCTGACGTAATTTAGTGGAATCAATAGCATACCGCATATCGTGCCCTGGACGATCCTTAACCTGATCATAAGCATCCGCTGGTTGGTCCATTAGTTTTAGGATTGCTTCCAAAACTTCTTTGTTATTCTTCTCCCCATCGGCACCAATTAAGTAGGTCTCGCCAATTTCACCTTGAGTTAAAATCAACCAAACCGCACGAGAATGATCGTTTGTATGAATCCAATCACGTACGTTCTTACCATTACCATAAAGTTTTGGTCGAATTCCACTTAAAATATTCGTTACTTGCCGAGGAATAAACTTCTCAATGTGCTGGTAAGGACCATAGTTATTCGAACAATTAGAAATTGTTGCTCTTAAGCCAAAAGACCGAACCCAGGCTCGAACCAATAGGTCAGAACTAGCCTTAGATGAAGAATAAGGACTGCTAGGGTTGTATCGTGATTCAGGCGTAAACTTCTCACCTTTGCCCTCACCATGACCTGGCAAGTCTTCTCGTAGTGGCAAGTCACCATAGACCTCATCTGTAGAAATATGGTGGTACCGGACATCATACTTACGACAAGCCTGGATAAGGGTATAAGTTCCAATGATGTTGGTTTGAATGAATGGTGACGGGTCCAATAATGAATTGTCATTATGACTTTCAGCTGCATAATGCACAACCGCATCTGCATTCTGAACTAATTTATCCACTAAGGGAGCGTCACAGACATCCCCGACAACCAACTCCACCCGATCTTTCGGAAGTCCCGCTAAATTAGCTCGGTTTCCTGCGTAGGTAAGCTTGTCAAGTACCGTAATATGCTTGACCTCGGAATGATGCTTAACAACATAATGGACAAAGTTCGAACCGATAAACCCAGCTCCACCAGTAACAATTAAATTATTCATAACTGCCTCCTAGATTTCACCATAAACAAACGGATTGTTCTTCTCAAATTCAGTAAAAGTTGGTTGCTGAGCATCTTTTTCAGAGGTAATCGCCTTATCAAAATCAATTGGCCAATCAATTCCTAATTCCGGCGTCTTAAATGAAAAACCACCATCAGCTTCCGCATCATAGTAATTATCACACTTGTATAGAAAGTTAACGTTATCCGTTAACGTTACAAAACCATGTGCAAATCCCTTAGGAACCAACAATTGACGATGGTTACTTGCAGAAATAATATAACCTTCCCATTGCTTATATGTAGGTGAACCCTTACGAACATCAACAATCACGTCTAATACAGCGCCTGTAACAACCCGAATTAGCTTTGTTTGAGCCGCCTTACCACGTTGAAAATGCAATCCCCGCAACACGCCAGCATGGGCGGATAATGATTGATTATCTTGAATAAAGTTGAAATTAATTCCAGCTTCTTTAAAGTCTCGATCAGAATAAGTTTCCGTGAAGAAACCTCGGTGATCACCGAAAACTGCTGGTTCAATAATTTTAACATCTTGTAATTTAGTTGTTGTAATTTTTAATTTACCCAAAAGTTTTCCTCCTAATTTTATATTCCTTTACTACATATTTTACTAAACGCGTTCGACACATTAACAACACACAAGCGTAAACCACTACGCCCAATCCTATTCCAAAGATAATCGATATCCAACCGGAGAGCAATGATTGCTCAAGTAAAACCACCAGCCCCATAACCAATGCAGACATAAAAGCTTTCACTAAATCTCCGCCCATTCCCTTAAATAACAACATACCTTTTACCTGAATTACTTGCATAACAGTAACTAATGATTCAGACATAAGTATTGCATAAGCAGCACCTAGAGCTCCATAATAATAAATTAGTGGAAAACTTACTAGAATATTAAAGATGCTCCCTGTGATAATCGATACGTTTAATTGTCTACTCTTTCTTGACGGAACCAAGTATTGATTACCTATCACGTTAGCAATAGTCATCGGTATCAATATAACGGACTGTATCTGAAGTAAAATAATAGCTCCCCTATACTGATTACCTAAAAACAAGGGGATTAATTGTGAAGACAAAGCAATTAATCCAAAACATAAGGGGAAGACAATAAACAAACTAAATGATAACGATAACTTTAACAATTTTTGAACATTTTCACTTTTTCCCTTAGATATTTCACCTGCAACAACGGGCATTAAAACAGTGGACAACGATGTCAAAACAGTAAATACTAACCTCACAATTTTATCAGAATTGTCAAAATAACTTTCTTCCCTAATTTTACCCATATATCCTAGAATGATCTTATTTAATACGGTATACAACGTTATGGAAATCTGCGGGACAAACAGTGCAATCGTACCTCTAAGATGTTGAAATGGGTGCATATCCGGTAATAATACTTTTACATCAAACGATATTAATTCCTTTAAATACGGCCACAACAAAAGATTAGAGAAAAGAACAGATAGCGAGTTAATTAGCACATAGGTAATTAAATCATCACTACTTTTAACTAAAGTAAATATCAACACGACCGAGGTGATTTTAACAAAAAAATTTCGGATTACCAAAACCGAGAATCGCTCAGTACCCATAAATAACCAAGACACATCAAAAACGTTAGCAATCACGTTTATAGAGTAAGCCCACATAAAGATATGGTAA includes:
- a CDS encoding LCP family protein encodes the protein MQHRRKSHKLRNTILVIILVLIVGGGAYAAHRYRSVKDSINSSFKASGVTKQRNVSEQIKDKKPISVLLMGTDTGALDRTYKGRTDSMMVITLNPQNDKTTITSIPRDTAVSIPGFEGRAPSKINAAYAWGSSKTSIKTVQQMLNVPIDFYALINMGGMKKVIDEVDGVDVTPTLTFKYEGYTFKKGAKTHMDGAKALAYSRMRYDDPNNDYGRQTRQRTVLMALVKKSGSISTLMNQSFINSLSSQIQTDLTFDNLTSLAKNYRSVDKTVKETHLQGHGKEIGGQDMEVMHKKELQRVTNFIRKGLDLKHADTGSAAIFTSTSDSSSSSSSSESSTTTNYGY
- the rfbB gene encoding dTDP-glucose 4,6-dehydratase; the encoded protein is MNNLIVTGGAGFIGSNFVHYVVKHHSEVKHITVLDKLTYAGNRANLAGLPKDRVELVVGDVCDAPLVDKLVQNADAVVHYAAESHNDNSLLDPSPFIQTNIIGTYTLIQACRKYDVRYHHISTDEVYGDLPLREDLPGHGEGKGEKFTPESRYNPSSPYSSSKASSDLLVRAWVRSFGLRATISNCSNNYGPYQHIEKFIPRQVTNILSGIRPKLYGNGKNVRDWIHTNDHSRAVWLILTQGEIGETYLIGADGEKNNKEVLEAILKLMDQPADAYDQVKDRPGHDMRYAIDSTKLRQELGWEPEFTDFEKGLRHTIDWYREHEDWWKAEKAEVEAKYAKNGQ
- the rfbC gene encoding dTDP-4-dehydrorhamnose 3,5-epimerase, producing MGKLKITTTKLQDVKIIEPAVFGDHRGFFTETYSDRDFKEAGINFNFIQDNQSLSAHAGVLRGLHFQRGKAAQTKLIRVVTGAVLDVIVDVRKGSPTYKQWEGYIISASNHRQLLVPKGFAHGFVTLTDNVNFLYKCDNYYDAEADGGFSFKTPELGIDWPIDFDKAITSEKDAQQPTFTEFEKNNPFVYGEI
- a CDS encoding oligosaccharide flippase family protein; its protein translation is MKVIKNYFYNSSYQIFLIILPIITLPYVSRILGPTYLGINSYTYSLTNYFVLFAVLGTTVYGQREIAYLRNNRRGRSVLFWELEFLNLLTTGISFLVLVMVIFGMPNYHIFMWAYSINVIANVFDVSWLFMGTERFSVLVIRNFFVKITSVVLIFTLVKSSDDLITYVLINSLSVLFSNLLLWPYLKELISFDVKVLLPDMHPFQHLRGTIALFVPQISITLYTVLNKIILGYMGKIREESYFDNSDKIVRLVFTVLTSLSTVLMPVVAGEISKGKSENVQKLLKLSLSFSLFIVFPLCFGLIALSSQLIPLFLGNQYRGAIILLQIQSVILIPMTIANVIGNQYLVPSRKSRQLNVSIITGSIFNILVSFPLIYYYGALGAAYAILMSESLVTVMQVIQVKGMLLFKGMGGDLVKAFMSALVMGLVVLLEQSLLSGWISIIFGIGLGVVVYACVLLMCRTRLVKYVVKEYKIRRKTFG
- a CDS encoding glycosyltransferase family 4 protein, with the protein product MEWQENFYSLNTHIFTMSHWLEKFLKSQGKYDVHYVGAGANIPAITQNNILRNNHTALFIGHDFYRKGGDIVIEAFKKLHTEDPKFRLIIAGPEEIPNKYQNISGMQFLGPINYSQVSRLMKQATFFVMPSRFEAFGLVFVEAMENGLPIIARNCFEMPYFVKEGSGILINPGNDEIQQTYQAMKEIFNNLIFQKMAEQKANEITESYSWDSVAKRMLQIIQK
- the rfbD gene encoding dTDP-4-dehydrorhamnose reductase produces the protein MTILVTGASGQLGTELCHLLDSRNIEYMATDSKQLDITNTQAVNQFFDDYKPDLVYDCAAYTAVDAAEEEPGKTINQRVNVDGTRNLAVAAERVGATLVYISTDYVFDGTNTGMYDESAQTNPKNEYGRAKRDGENLVRKIMSKYYIVRTSWVFGQYGKNFVYTMLRLAETHDELSVVDDQVGRPTWTKTLAEFMTFLIEKSPDYGSYQLSNEGQCSWYEFACEILKDKDTVIHPVDSTQFPQKAYRPKHSVMGLKKVQTLGFNIPSWQEALAMFKHNVEM